The genome window CTCTCGCACCCGGGCCCGAACAATCCGTCCAGATCGTCAAGCACCAGCCGGCGCTGTGCGGCATCGCCGGCCAGAAGGTGCACCAGCGCGGTTCGTCCCGTAACGTCCCCGCGATTGAGGCGGGCACCCCGGCGCTTGCCATCCCGGTCGATTTCACCGATCCACGCCTTTTTCAACCGACCGCCTCGCCCGGGTCCCGGCTCCATCACGACGATCGCACTCGAATAGTCGGAAAGACGATCCGCCGGCACCGCCGAGAAAAGATATCGCTTGCCTGAGTGCCCCAGAATGTATCGATACCGATCCGTCAGCCCGAGTTCAGCCGCCGCCCGCGGCGCATCCGAGCGCGCAGTCGTCGGTTCCGATGGACTGAGCCGTCTGATCATTCACGATAGATAGAACGGACCAAGAACGAAATCCAGACCCTCATAACGAGAAAAGCGGCCCCCCGCATTTCAATCGAAGGGCTTTCCCCGCGCCGCCCAGCGTATCCGCACGCGTTCCAGCACCGGCAGTTGGCGCTCGCTGCGTGCCGCTTCTAGGATCAGGGTGTCGGACGCTGTTTCGATGCCCTCCACCAGCTTCTTGTGCACGGTCTCCAGCGGCTGTCCCGGCTCGATCACCGGGAGAAACTCGGCCACGACAGTTCCGGGATAGATTTTCCAGCCCCGGCGCGGCCAATAGACGCCCGAGTTCAGGGCGACGGGCAACAGCGGACAGGCAAGCGACTTGTAGAGATGCGAAACGCCGTATTTGTAGCGCGGCTCCTCGCCGGCGCCGCGCCGCGTTCCTTCCGGGAAAATCAGGATCTGGCGGCCTTCGGCAATGGCCGTGCGCGCACTATCCGTGAGTTTTGCGAGCGCAATGGAGCGTTTGCCGCGGTCGACCGGGATCTGGCGGAACTTCGCAGTGTACCAGCCAAACAGCGGAATGTAGCGCAGCTCCCGCTTCAACACATAGGTCGGCGAGCGGAACAGGGGCAAAAGGGCAAAGGTCTCCCACACCGACTGATGCTTGGCAGCGACGATACACCCTCCCGCGGGAATGTTTTCCAGCCCCCGAAATTCGAACGTCACACCGGCGACCCAGCGCAACAGGAAGAGATTGACCCGCGCCCACAGCGGCACGACGGGCCAGCCCCACCGTGCCGGCAGGACGAAAACCGGCAAGGCCAGAACCATCAGGAAAACCGTCGACGCATAAAACAGCGCCTGGAAAACGAGGGAGCGAAAAAGGATCATGACACCGTCACCGTCTCGCATAACAGGCAGCGGGGGAGACACCGTTCAGCACAGCCTGGAGTGGCCCCCGCATTCGAAATTCGCTCGGCCAGATCATGGCGCAGGACTGCCCATGGTCGAGATCCGGACCCAGGCGAACATGTATTTCATGTACTCGCGCACGAGAAGCAGCGACACGCCTGCATGCCGGAACCAGCTGTTCAGTTCGAGGTCGACCCCCTGCACTGCAACGGCAACAAGGGTCGTCTCGGGCATCACCGATCTCAGCTCGAGCAGCGCCCGGGGCATGTGATAGGCGCTCGTCACCACGATCACGCTCGAAAACCCGTTGGAGCGAACCCATTTCGCCGTCTCCGAAGCGTTTTCCAGCGTGTTGTTGGCGTTGCGGTCGAGGTCGATGCAGCAGGCAAACAGCGCCAGATCACTCTCCGTGCGTCGCACGATCTGCTTCGCCGTCGTCTCGGGATGGACGCCGGATATCAAGAGCCGGCCGGCCCGACCCTCGTCGAGCAGGGTCAAAGCCTTTTTCACCCGCTCGCTTCCGCCGGTGAGAACGACAATCGCGTCCGCGCTTGGAGAGGCATTTTCCCTGTATTGCGTCACCGCGCTGGCAAACCGCAAGAAGCCGCCCGCGAGAAACCCGAGGCAGGCGACAAGGAGAAAGACCACCGCGACGACCGCGATCCGCCGCCGTTTGCGCGGCGGCGCGGGCGTCGTTGCCGTGAATGCGACGTCGCCGTTGGCCTCCTGCGGAGCGGCGGGATCGTGCGGTTCCATCATACCAAATCGCTTCATATTCATTTTACAGTATCAGAAATTCCGGCCGCGTCCGGGTGAGCGAGCACTGAAGCGGATCTCCAGACATCCGATCCAGACGGTTTTCCACCGCCGAGTTCGGTTGCCTCCCGCGCCGCACACGCCCGACGGCCTATCGCATCATTGCGATAAAACGACGGCCCAGCGACCGGATCCGTTTCATCGTTTGGGTCCACAGCCGCCGCAGGGACACCGCAAGACACGCAAAGGCATGCCGCAGCCGGGCCTCGCGAAGGACGGCCGGCGGCGTGCGATAGAACAGCTGATACAGTCCCAGGATCACCAGAAAGGTGACACCCCAGGACAGCAGCGTATCGGAAAGAAAATGCCCCCCAAAGGCGACGCGATTGGCTGACAGAGCCAGACAAAGCGGCAAAACGACGCAGAGAATACCGGCGCGCCAGCGCGGCGGCGCAAGAAGCGCCAGCGTCACCAGCCAGAGGCTGGACGACGCCTCGCCGGAGACAAAGGAACAGTTCCGCTCGCAATAGTCGCTGATACGCCAGACCTCGACATAGGGTGCGTCCCCGCCGAACAGGTCGACCGCATTCGGCCGCGGGCGACCCCAGTTGTTCTTGAAGACCGCGTTGACCAGCACACCGGGGCCCAGCGCGAGGCTCGACAGGAGAAACAGAGGCGCGCGCAAGGACACCCAGTCCGGCAGCCGGGGAACGACGGCGGCGAGGATCAAGACGACAAGGGATGCCGCCGCGACAAAC of Stappia sp. ES.058 contains these proteins:
- a CDS encoding phosphatase PAP2 family protein — protein: MPASSPLMTSDPLASPAVFRGLVVGTIVYIGVISVFFLAFPGVDQAATRAFHDAQGGFWAASDPFFMRLRELGPFLVKFVAAASLVVLILAAVVPRLPDWVSLRAPLFLLSSLALGPGVLVNAVFKNNWGRPRPNAVDLFGGDAPYVEVWRISDYCERNCSFVSGEASSSLWLVTLALLAPPRWRAGILCVVLPLCLALSANRVAFGGHFLSDTLLSWGVTFLVILGLYQLFYRTPPAVLREARLRHAFACLAVSLRRLWTQTMKRIRSLGRRFIAMMR
- a CDS encoding YdcF family protein, with translation MMEPHDPAAPQEANGDVAFTATTPAPPRKRRRIAVVAVVFLLVACLGFLAGGFLRFASAVTQYRENASPSADAIVVLTGGSERVKKALTLLDEGRAGRLLISGVHPETTAKQIVRRTESDLALFACCIDLDRNANNTLENASETAKWVRSNGFSSVIVVTSAYHMPRALLELRSVMPETTLVAVAVQGVDLELNSWFRHAGVSLLLVREYMKYMFAWVRISTMGSPAP
- a CDS encoding 1-acyl-sn-glycerol-3-phosphate acyltransferase; this encodes MILFRSLVFQALFYASTVFLMVLALPVFVLPARWGWPVVPLWARVNLFLLRWVAGVTFEFRGLENIPAGGCIVAAKHQSVWETFALLPLFRSPTYVLKRELRYIPLFGWYTAKFRQIPVDRGKRSIALAKLTDSARTAIAEGRQILIFPEGTRRGAGEEPRYKYGVSHLYKSLACPLLPVALNSGVYWPRRGWKIYPGTVVAEFLPVIEPGQPLETVHKKLVEGIETASDTLILEAARSERQLPVLERVRIRWAARGKPFD